The proteins below come from a single Kitasatospora sp. NBC_00315 genomic window:
- a CDS encoding serine hydrolase domain-containing protein produces MPLPRPRLRPLLAVLAAASVLGLAPLPAQARPAQDENRLQRRLAELVGRADGPPGVIAVLRYGSHREVLHAGVAEVGSARPPQPTDHMRIASAAKAFSGAVALGLVDSGLLGLDDTLAERLPALPAAWGSVTLRQLLNHTSGLPDYSAAPEFRAIIQADPHHRFDSRCLLDFVAGQDLEFAPGSRYAYSNSDNIAVALMAEAATGRRYEDLLRTEVYRPLGLTGTTLPQGYRLPRPYLHGYAVQPPDAPEDVSTLFGASGAWASGGIVSTPDDLGRFMGAYAGGRLIAPAVRRQQLTFVDGASEPAGPGRNEAGLAIFRYTTRCGVVYGHTGNTAGYTQLAVGTPDGSRSLAFSVTSQVNQSGTPDLLAELRSVQEDFVCALLND; encoded by the coding sequence ATGCCGCTGCCCCGTCCGCGCCTTCGCCCGCTGCTCGCCGTACTGGCCGCCGCCTCGGTGCTCGGCCTGGCACCCCTCCCCGCCCAGGCGCGTCCGGCGCAGGACGAGAACCGGCTGCAACGGCGCCTGGCGGAGCTGGTCGGCAGGGCGGACGGCCCGCCCGGCGTCATCGCCGTGCTCCGGTACGGTTCGCACCGCGAGGTCCTGCACGCGGGCGTCGCCGAGGTGGGGAGCGCTCGGCCGCCGCAGCCGACCGACCACATGCGGATCGCCAGCGCGGCCAAGGCCTTCAGCGGAGCGGTGGCGCTCGGGCTGGTCGACAGCGGATTGCTCGGACTGGACGACACCCTGGCCGAGCGCCTGCCCGCGCTGCCCGCGGCTTGGGGGTCGGTGACGTTGCGTCAACTGCTCAACCACACCAGCGGGCTGCCGGACTACAGTGCGGCGCCGGAGTTTCGTGCGATCATCCAGGCCGACCCGCACCACCGCTTCGACTCCCGCTGCCTCCTCGACTTCGTCGCCGGCCAGGATCTTGAGTTCGCCCCGGGCTCCCGCTACGCCTACTCCAACTCGGACAACATCGCGGTCGCCCTGATGGCGGAGGCCGCCACCGGCCGCCGCTACGAGGACCTGCTGCGCACGGAGGTGTACCGGCCGCTCGGGCTGACCGGGACCACCCTTCCCCAGGGCTACCGGCTGCCCCGGCCCTACCTGCACGGCTACGCCGTCCAGCCGCCGGACGCGCCCGAGGACGTCAGCACGCTCTTCGGGGCCTCCGGCGCCTGGGCCTCCGGCGGGATCGTCTCCACCCCGGACGACCTGGGCAGGTTCATGGGCGCGTACGCCGGGGGCCGCCTGATCGCTCCGGCCGTCCGCAGGCAGCAACTCACCTTCGTCGACGGCGCCTCGGAGCCCGCCGGGCCGGGCCGCAACGAGGCCGGACTGGCGATCTTCCGCTACACCACCAGGTGCGGCGTGGTCTACGGCCACACCGGCAACACCGCCGGCTACACGCAGCTGGCGGTCGGCACCCCGGACGGCAGCCGCTCACTGGCCTTCTCCGTCACCTCGCAGGTCAACCAGAGCGGAACCCCGGACCTGCTGGCCGAACTCCGGTCCGTCCAGGAGGACTTCGTCTGCGCGCTGCTGAACGACTGA
- a CDS encoding fasciclin domain-containing protein, with the protein MSVTTTRTRTVAVVLAVGALSLGLTACGSSGDSSSSSAKAASSAPAATSASPAMSSPSAAAMDAPFGAACSAVPKDGSGSFSGMAQDPVATAASNNPLLSTLVTAVKAAGLVDTLNSAKGVTVFAPTNDAFAKLPKETLDKVLADKAMLTKILTYHVTPDSLAPAALAGTHKTLEGGDVMVTGSGQDFTVNSNAKVLCGNVHTANATVYIVDTVLMPPTS; encoded by the coding sequence ATGTCCGTGACCACCACCCGTACCCGCACCGTCGCCGTCGTGCTCGCCGTCGGCGCTCTCTCGCTCGGTCTCACGGCCTGCGGGAGCAGTGGCGACTCCTCCTCGTCGAGTGCCAAGGCCGCCTCGTCGGCCCCGGCCGCGACCAGCGCCTCCCCCGCCATGTCCTCGCCGAGCGCCGCCGCCATGGACGCCCCCTTCGGTGCCGCCTGTTCCGCCGTGCCGAAGGACGGCTCGGGCAGCTTCAGCGGCATGGCGCAGGACCCGGTGGCCACCGCCGCCTCCAACAACCCGCTGCTGTCCACCCTCGTGACGGCGGTGAAGGCGGCGGGCCTGGTCGACACGCTCAACTCGGCCAAGGGCGTGACGGTGTTCGCCCCGACCAACGACGCCTTCGCCAAGCTCCCGAAGGAGACCCTGGACAAGGTGCTGGCGGACAAGGCCATGCTCACCAAGATCCTCACGTACCACGTCACCCCCGACAGCCTGGCGCCCGCCGCCCTGGCCGGCACCCACAAGACCCTGGAGGGCGGCGACGTCATGGTCACCGGGTCCGGCCAGGACTTCACCGTCAACAGCAACGCCAAGGTGCTCTGCGGCAACGTCCACACCGCGAACGCCACCGTCTACATCGTCGACACCGTCCTGATGCCGCCGACCTCCTGA